The nucleotide sequence CACGAAATGGTTTAAACGATTAGAAGGAAGCATGTTGGAAAGAAAGAAATCTTATTGATTATTTAGGCTGAAAACTGGTGTGTTTATCTACACATCAGTTTTCTTTTTCTTTCGCTATTTTTTTCTATTGCTACTCCTACTCCAATTCGCTTAAAATGAAGTACTAGGTTTAGTTTCTGACGTTTCCTAAATGGGAATATAGGGAAACCTATTTATAGAATGGAATATGGAAGTGATTAAGATGCGCAGAGTAACCGTCACTTGGATTGTGATCTCCATCCTCATCCTTATCGGAGTATGGTATGTTTGGCAGCTACAATCCCCTTCTTCAGACGCAGAACCAGTCCCAACACCGAAGAACGTCATTACAGAAATAGCAAAAGAATCAAAGAATGAAGAAGCAAATAAAAAAACAGACCCTGCAAATGAAACCGAGCAACCCGAAGAAAAGGACATTGCAGAAGAAATAAAAGAAACGGTAGTCCATGTCGTAGAAAGTGCCATAGGACTGTTTATAAAAAAAGATACAGATATTGTAGCCATAGGCGATTCTCTCACACAAGGTGTTGGAGATACGACAGAAAATGGTGGTTACGTCGGAATTATTGAGAATACATTAAAAAGCACGAATGAAGAAATCGATATAAAAAACTACGGTAAAAGAGGAAATCGCACGGATCAGTTATTAGACCGCCTGAAACAAGAGGAAATTTCCGAATCGATAAAGGGAGCTGAAATTGTTCTCATTACAATCGGGGCAAACGATATTATGAAAATCGTCCGGGAAAACTTCACTAACTTAGAATATAGCCTTTTTGTAGATGAGCAAGTTCGGTATAAGGATCGGTTAAGAAAAATTATGGATACCATGTTGGAGTTAAATCCGGATGCCAAGATTTATTTGATTGGCTTCTATAATCCCTTTTCTCAATATTTCCAAGAGATTGAACAGCTTGATCAAATCATTGACAACTGGAATGCAACTGGTCAAAGTGTAACAGATGAATACGAAACAGTTTCCTTTATTCCTACGTACGACTTATTCGAAAATACAGAGGAAGACCTGTTTTATTCCGATAATTTTCATCCTAACACGAAGGGGTATGAGTTGATGGCCGAACGAGTATTAAAAGCCATTGAACCCGCCATTAAAAAAGAAGACGTTAATCAGGAGGACGGAGATGAGTGATGAATGAATCAACAAAGAGAAAACAGAATTGGAAGCAATGGTTTCTTATATTAGCAGGGATTAACGCCGGAGTTATTTTGCTATTGCTTCTTCTTATTTTTTTACCTCCACTGTCATCAAATCAGCCGCCTAAAGGTGAAAATATCGAAGCGGAGGATGGTGCTGAATTCGTGGTTCGATCTAGTAAAGAAGATTTAAGTCAGCTTATAAATGGGTATTTAGATAAGATGCTGAAAAGTAAAGCGGATGACTTCGAAGTCATATTAGATAAAAATGTGGTCATAACCGGTGCCGTAGAAGCATTCCAATCCAAGATTCCTGTCACGATTGAAATGGAGCCTGTTGTACAAGAAAATGGTGACTTGGTATTAAAACAGGAAAAGATTACACTTGGAAGACTACCACTCCCTAGCAAAAAGATATTATCCTATATTGATAAAGGATACCCAATTCCTGATTGGGTGAAAATTTATCCAAAAAAGGAAAGCATCTACGTAGCCGTTACGGAAATGGATATTAAAAGTAACTTTAAAGTAAAAGTCGAGTCCTTTGATTTAGAGAATGATGATTTACGATTCAAATTTAAAGTACCGAATAAGATATTCGGATTATCTTTTAAATTTTGATCCATAATATTAGAGGGGTACATGTTCTAATTAGTTCCATGTTGATGGAGAAAAATACAAAATGAACAAATGAATAGCATACCAAATGGCATAGATATTGGTATGCTATTTATTCATGGATTTCTTATTGCAACCCGGATATTGATTCCTCTATTTGAAGCAAAAGCAGCCATTTATATGTTTCAAGGACATCTGTTCCGCTATCCATCAAAACTGAAGCTAATATTCTATGAAAATTCACTAAATAAAGTACTGGATGTCCGCTTAGACAGCTGTATGGGTATAATCTTTAAAATAAGGTCCTAGATGTCCACCAAAAGAGCAACAAATGAAAGTCGCCAGTCTTTCTTTATTCACTGCCTGCACTTCCTCTTATTTTACTTTCGCATAAATGCACGTATCTCTTAATTGCTCACCGTCCATGGAGACATCATCATTTTTCACAATACCTTCTAATTCAAAGTCTAGCCGCTCTGGGATTGCGCGGCTTTTCGTATTAAGTCGATCACATCGGATTTCGACTCTTCTAGCACCTAGAGTCTCAAAAGCAAAATTTGTGATGCCCTCTATCGCTTCGGTCATGTACCCTTTTCCACTTTTTCTAGAATCAATCCAATATCCGATCTCAAATTTAGGAACAGACCAATCCATACGGTGAAGACCGGAAGAGCCGACAAACTCTCCACTTTCACGATCAAAGACTAGAAGACGAAGATCTTCCCTTTTTAAAAATTTAATTTGGGACTCTCGTATATTAACTTCTACATCTTCTTCCGTTTGATCCTTGGTCGCAAAAGGGAGCCATTCTTTTAAGTCATCCTTAGATGCCTGTATAGCTTGATAGACTTGTGCACCATCTCCAGGTTGAGGCATTCGAATGTGCAATCGTTCCGTGTCAAATGATGTTGGTACTTCTATTAGTAGTGGATTCATCTTCTAACTCCTTTATCAGTTTTTCTCAACTTGGACCTCCCCTACATCAGCTTTCACTTGAAGCAGCGAATTTCCATTTCCTTGTTCTACATAATAACTTCTTCCAGACGATTTTTGAATACTAGAAAAACCTTCCACAGAAACTCCTCCTACATCACTAGCCAAATCAAAAGTAAAGTTCTTTGGCTCGTTAATAAGGGACACCGAAACCTCACCTACACTGGACTCAATATGCACATCTTCTTCTAGTGCGTTAAGCTCTAAACTTACATCTCCTGTGTCTGATTCAATATGAAAAGCACCCGTACCACCGTTTACTTCAATTTCTCCTACGTCAGAGCTTAATGTACTCGTATCTGCAACCACTTGATCGACTTTGATATCCCCTACATCACTAGTAGCAGTAAATTCCCGAGCTTTAACTTGATGAACATCCACTTCGCCTACATCCGATTCAATGGCTAACGATTCGAACTCTTTATCCGGTAGTTTTATCTCTACAACCGATCCATGGTCACCAAATGAAATATTCGGAAAGGAATACCATGGGGAATCATCTTTATTAAAAACGACTTCAACTACATCTTCCTTTTTATCAATGGAATATTCAATCTGACCCTTTCTTTGTTCACTTGCTCGGATTGATACTTCGATTTCGTCTGAATTACTTCGTTTGACTTTCACTTCGCCTACATCTACTTTTACACTTAAGTGTTGCACATTTTCGGCAGCAAACGACTTAGATTCTGTTATGTCGTGGCTATTCCCTCCAGTAAGGAAGTGGTCTCCAGACGCATATGTCGTTAAAACACCAACTATTCCTAATACAAATACGATAAAAGCTATAAGAGCAACTTTTTTCATGTTAGCGTGCTCCTTTCACAATTTTAATGTTGTATTTCACATATTTTAAAATAAGAAGATACAAGACTTTCCCTACGTAAAGCATGGCGATTCCGAACAACACCCCAAAGCTAGAGATAGTTATCGTTATGAAGAAAGGCTGAAGTAAAGAATCTGTTTGGTGAAAAATAAGTGCCCCAAGCCATACAATGGGAGTAAAAATGAGAGCGATGGATGCTGCCACAAGTCCTACATATGCTGCTGTAATGCCAGCTACAGGTCCAATTACGAAGATGAGATTAAAAAAACTTAAACTAATCGTGGCTAGAATAGCTCGTGAAATATTTTTCACTGATTTGTCTGCTTCTGCTTGTGTAATTCGATATTCCATGAACATGTCTTTCGCAATCACTTTTGGATTCCCTAACTCTGCTGTGATTTCTTCTTCTGTTTTTCCTTCTTGTTCTCCCATTTCAAAGTGCTCTTCAAAATCATATAAGAGCTCATGGCGATCCTGCTCTGGAATTCTTTCAAGTTGCAAGTCAAGCTCCCGCATGAATGTTTCCTTATTCATTTTTCTCTGCCTCCTCAATAAGTTCATTGACCCCACTACTAAACTGTTTCCACTCTTCAATTAAGGACTCCATGTATTCTCTCCCTGCTTCCGTTAAGGAATAATATTTACGAGATGGCCCTTCTGTTGATTCGGATAAATAAGTCGTAAAATAATTCTCTTTTGTTAAGCGCCTGAGTAAGGGATATAACGTTCCTTCTGCAACATCTATACGTTTTGAAATGTTTTGAGCTAGCTCATAGCCGTATTGATCTTTTTCCGAAATCAAGACTAAGACACAAAGCTCTAAAACACCCTTTTTAAATTGGACATTCATTTTTTCAGCTCCTACCTTTTATCCACTACTGATTAATATCTTGTAGTTGACAAAAAATAAAATTAGTTGAGAACAGTATAATACACACTAGTGAATAATGCAAGGTACTGATTTAAAAATAATATAGCTTGATTTTCACCAAGCTATTAACCTAATGCTCGATTGAAGGTTCCAACCATAGGATTTGGCTGGGTTTCTAATAGGTATGGATAATCACTTAATTTTCCTCTATACAGTAATTCTAGCTGATGAAGCTGAATTAAGTCTTGAGGACGTACGAGACAAACGGGCTTTTCTATTTCGATGACTCCACTTTCTTTAAGCAGTGTAGCCACAAATTGCGAACAGAAATACTTGTTTTCACGATTCCACTCTCTATTCATGATGACAGTAAATAAACCTAGTAGGTTGTACCGATAGTATTGTTGCATAGATTCCATAAGCTGAATTCTACGTTTCATAATAAAAAGTTCCTGATCTGTTACGGAGTAGCTATAGACCGCACAAGTCGCTCTTTGAAAGAGCTCCACCCCCACATTTTCCCGTACAAAGCCACCGTTAAACGGATTTCTAGGACTTTTTCTTCCAAAGCTATAAAGCTCTGTTAGACCCTTATCAAAGGCGATGGAACAGTGGTTTAAACTGGATCTCGTACAGAGGTTAATTGTTTTATTTAGTAATGTTCCTGTATCTGTAAAAAGCAAATATATCTTTTTAATCTTGGTCAAACCCCTTCCAACCCCTTGAATTCTTCTGGGATGATTCTAGATTATACATCTATCATACCTTTAATCTCATATTTATCAATAAGACTTTTTGTTAAAAAACATTAAAACTAAAGTCTTATATTTTTTTTAGCATTTAGGGTTGACTCCTTCCAATAAGTGGATTATAATCCATTACAAGTTAGTCTAAATCGAATATCTCTTATCCAGAGCGGCGGAGGGACTAGGCCCGATGAAGCCCGGCAACCATCAAGCAATTTTGAAAAGGTGCCAATTCCTACAGGTCCGTGATCTGACAGATAAGAGGAGGAAAACGTTGATACCGTCCTCTTCTTAGGAAGAGGGCGTTTTTATTTCCTTTCTTTTCCCTCCCTTCCTTCATGTACCTTGTGGCTGCCATTTACTTATTCCTAGAATATAAAAATTAGGAGGAACATGTATGGTTAAATCATTTTCGCAACAAGGAATCGAAACACTTTTACTTCACGGAGGTCAAGAGCCTGACCCATCAACTGGGTCTAGAGCGGTACCTATCTATCAAACTACTTCTTATGTATTCCGAGACACGGAGCATGCTCAAAATCTATTTGCACTAGCAGAGCCAGGCAATATTTACTCAAGAATTATGAATCCAACTGTGGATGCTTTTGAAAAACGAATGGCACTTCTTGAAGACGGAATAGGTGCTGTCGCCACTTCCTCAGGCGCAGCTGCGATTACCTTATCCATTTTAAATATCGCGAATTCCGGGGATGAAATTGTTGCGGATAGTAATTTGTATGGAGGGACCTACAACTTATTTCAAAAAACATTACCGAAGTATGGCATTACCGTAAAATTCGTAGATGGTTCAAATCCAGAAAATTACCGAACTGCCATAACAGATAAAACAAAAGCCATCTTTGGGGAAATTATCACAAACCCAAGCTTAAACATTTTAGATGTGGAAAAGGTTGCAGCAATTGCACATGAACACGGTGTTCCACTTATTGTCGATAATACGTTCGCAACTCCTTATCTTTCCAAGCCTTTGTCGTGGGGAGCGGATATTGTCGTTCACTCTGCTACGAAATGGATTGGTGGACACGGCACAACGATCGGTGGAGTAGTCGTGGACGGTGGCCGCTTCGACTGGAATAACCCGCGATTCCCAGAGTTCACGGAACCAGACGAAAGCTACAATGGATTACGTTATGCACAGGATATTGGCCCGGCAGCTTTCTCCATCAAATTAAGAGTGCAGTTGCTAAGAGATATCGGAGCATGTTTAAGTCCACAAAATGCATTCTTGTTTTTACAAGGGCTAGAAACGTTGAATCTACGAGTTAAACAACATAATGAGAATGCTCAAAAGGTTGTGGATTACTTAACTACTCATCCTGCGGTGGAATGGGTGACTTATCCAGGATTAGAGGATCATCCATCACATGATTTAGCTCAAAAATATTTGAGTGGCCACTACGGTTCCATCGTAATATTCGGAATTAAAGGTGGTCGAGACGCAGGAAGAAAACTCATTGATTCCATAAAGCTTTTCTCTCACGTAGCCAATGTTGGCGATGCGAAATCACTGATTATCCACCCAGCATCCACGACGCATCAACAATTAAATGAAGATAGCTTAAAGGAAAGCGGCGTGACCGAGGAACTAGTGAGACTTTCCATTGGACTTGAAGCACCTGAGGACATTATCGGGGATCTTGACCAAGCGATTACCAAAGCAACCGGTCAGGAAGAGACGATCGAAGCGACTACGG is from Radiobacillus kanasensis and encodes:
- a CDS encoding YpmS family protein; the encoded protein is MNESTKRKQNWKQWFLILAGINAGVILLLLLLIFLPPLSSNQPPKGENIEAEDGAEFVVRSSKEDLSQLINGYLDKMLKSKADDFEVILDKNVVITGAVEAFQSKIPVTIEMEPVVQENGDLVLKQEKITLGRLPLPSKKILSYIDKGYPIPDWVKIYPKKESIYVAVTEMDIKSNFKVKVESFDLENDDLRFKFKVPNKIFGLSFKF
- a CDS encoding DUF4097 family beta strand repeat-containing protein yields the protein MKKVALIAFIVFVLGIVGVLTTYASGDHFLTGGNSHDITESKSFAAENVQHLSVKVDVGEVKVKRSNSDEIEVSIRASEQRKGQIEYSIDKKEDVVEVVFNKDDSPWYSFPNISFGDHGSVVEIKLPDKEFESLAIESDVGEVDVHQVKAREFTATSDVGDIKVDQVVADTSTLSSDVGEIEVNGGTGAFHIESDTGDVSLELNALEEDVHIESSVGEVSVSLINEPKNFTFDLASDVGGVSVEGFSSIQKSSGRSYYVEQGNGNSLLQVKADVGEVQVEKN
- a CDS encoding GNAT family N-acetyltransferase, whose protein sequence is MNPLLIEVPTSFDTERLHIRMPQPGDGAQVYQAIQASKDDLKEWLPFATKDQTEEDVEVNIRESQIKFLKREDLRLLVFDRESGEFVGSSGLHRMDWSVPKFEIGYWIDSRKSGKGYMTEAIEGITNFAFETLGARRVEIRCDRLNTKSRAIPERLDFELEGIVKNDDVSMDGEQLRDTCIYAKVK
- a CDS encoding PadR family transcriptional regulator; translation: MNVQFKKGVLELCVLVLISEKDQYGYELAQNISKRIDVAEGTLYPLLRRLTKENYFTTYLSESTEGPSRKYYSLTEAGREYMESLIEEWKQFSSGVNELIEEAEKNE
- a CDS encoding aminotransferase class V-fold PLP-dependent enzyme, with the protein product MVKSFSQQGIETLLLHGGQEPDPSTGSRAVPIYQTTSYVFRDTEHAQNLFALAEPGNIYSRIMNPTVDAFEKRMALLEDGIGAVATSSGAAAITLSILNIANSGDEIVADSNLYGGTYNLFQKTLPKYGITVKFVDGSNPENYRTAITDKTKAIFGEIITNPSLNILDVEKVAAIAHEHGVPLIVDNTFATPYLSKPLSWGADIVVHSATKWIGGHGTTIGGVVVDGGRFDWNNPRFPEFTEPDESYNGLRYAQDIGPAAFSIKLRVQLLRDIGACLSPQNAFLFLQGLETLNLRVKQHNENAQKVVDYLTTHPAVEWVTYPGLEDHPSHDLAQKYLSGHYGSIVIFGIKGGRDAGRKLIDSIKLFSHVANVGDAKSLIIHPASTTHQQLNEDSLKESGVTEELVRLSIGLEAPEDIIGDLDQAITKATGQEETIEATTDQGINWALQSSYDRSSGQPRQKAIAVVGLSEDENNEAYQEAAKLQQFGFRIIPVGSNSDQLFGVPAHPSLATINEEVDIVYIPNTGLDVLSFSDIEALDTKLLWLNTPTPVLKDTTATNLSGVTIVENRNIYEEALKARGSVDKKLSKIGL
- a CDS encoding SGNH/GDSL hydrolase family protein; the encoded protein is MRRVTVTWIVISILILIGVWYVWQLQSPSSDAEPVPTPKNVITEIAKESKNEEANKKTDPANETEQPEEKDIAEEIKETVVHVVESAIGLFIKKDTDIVAIGDSLTQGVGDTTENGGYVGIIENTLKSTNEEIDIKNYGKRGNRTDQLLDRLKQEEISESIKGAEIVLITIGANDIMKIVRENFTNLEYSLFVDEQVRYKDRLRKIMDTMLELNPDAKIYLIGFYNPFSQYFQEIEQLDQIIDNWNATGQSVTDEYETVSFIPTYDLFENTEEDLFYSDNFHPNTKGYELMAERVLKAIEPAIKKEDVNQEDGDE
- a CDS encoding HAAS signaling domain-containing protein translates to MNKETFMRELDLQLERIPEQDRHELLYDFEEHFEMGEQEGKTEEEITAELGNPKVIAKDMFMEYRITQAEADKSVKNISRAILATISLSFFNLIFVIGPVAGITAAYVGLVAASIALIFTPIVWLGALIFHQTDSLLQPFFITITISSFGVLFGIAMLYVGKVLYLLILKYVKYNIKIVKGAR